In the Spirochaetota bacterium genome, GCGTATTCCGTCATGTTCGGCGTCCGAAAACCGTACCCGATAACGCTCATCATGTTCGGCGATTTCAGCCGGTATAAGGACTTTCAGCTCAAGGAGGATGATTATCCCGGGGGCACCGATTACGGGTATTACTATGATGCGAAAAAGCATGCGGTAATAGTCTGGGACCCCGCGCGCGCCGACCGCGACGAGGCGTTCAAGACGACGGTGCACGAGATATGCCATCTCATCAACAGGCGGCTCTTCCCGTCCCTCTCGCTGTGGGCGAACGAGGGGCTTGCCGTGTTCTTCGAGCGCATGAAATTCGGCGGCGTCGTCGTGTTCGACCCGAGGTCGTCGGAGGTGACGTTCAATAATCTTTCCCTTCGTGCCGGTGACAGGCAGCTTCCGCATATCACCAATTTCATGGGGCAGAAAGAGAGCCGTTTGCTTTTTCAGAACAGCGGCTACGAGCCGTATCGGCTGTCATGGTCGCTCGTGTTCTTTTTTCTCGTCGACCCGGCCCGTGCAAAGATATTCACCTCGATGCTTACGCGCATGGGGATGGAGCCCGATACCGCTCTCGCCGATCGGTACTATCCGGGCGGCGTAGCGCAGCTTGATGATGACTGGAACGCGTTCCTGCGCGAGAACCGCTTCGGCTGCGAATGGGCGCTCAATGACGATGCGTCTCGAGCGCGGTATCGCCCGGACGCCCGCGCGGTCGAACGGATACTTTCCATGATCACCTGGTACGAATATGCCACGAATGCGGCCGATCTCATGCATGCGAAAAAATTCGCCGCAGCGCTGCCCGTTTTCGACAAGGCGATAGCGATATCCGCCGATTCATCATCGGTGTGGTTCAATAAGGGCTATTCTCATCAGCTCCTTAAGCAGCATGGAGCGGCGGTAAAGGCCTATACCGAGGCGAACCGCATCGATGCCGGCAATTTCTGGTCGTGGAACAACCTTGCGATAGCGCAGACGGTCATCGGCCGGACGAACGACGCCATTGCATCCTATCGGAAAGCGGCCGCGATCGATCCCGAGCGGGCGGACTGCTGGCTGTATGCGGCGGGACTGTACGAGGGTACGCGGCGCTATGGGGATGCGCTCGAACACTATGCGCGGTCGATCAGCGTGAGCAATGAGAACCCGCTGGCATGGTTCGGGAAAGGGCGTGTGCTCGCAGCGCTCGGTAAGACGAACGAGGCGCGTGATGCCTGTGATAAGGCGCTTGAGCGGCGTTGTGATGATCCGCACGTATACTATCTTCTTGCAGAGCTCACGAGCACCCCGGGGCAGATAGCCGAGATGCTCGACTACCTTTCCGAAGCGATAAAGCGCGACCGCGCGTTCGCGAAGCGGGCTGCCGCGGACCCGGCGTTTACGAGCGTCCGCGGGCATGCCGCGTTCCAGGCACTGGTGAACCGGCGCTGACCCCCATTGACATCGTTGTTCCGTACGATACTATTCGCCGACAGTGATCCCGGAGGGCCGCATGGCACATCATGATATATCGACGAAGAACGGGGTCATACGTGTAACGGCGCTCACCGCACATTCATTCCGTGTACGGCTGAGCCGCACCGGCGATTTCACGGAGCCAGCGCTCACCCGCTACGGTATACTGAAGAATGATGTTTCGATCGATGCAGCGGTACGCACCGAGGGCGGTGCGACCATCATCGATGCCGGCGGGGCAACGCTCTGCATCGACGACAGAGGGATATCGCTTTCTCTGAACGGCCGTGTGCGATGGGAATGTACATCGCTCTGGTCCGGTACCGACGATGGCTGGGGCGGTCAGTGTACGCTGACAAAGGATGAGAAGCTCTACGGGATGGGCGATGTCACGCGAGAGCGCATACAGAAGCGCGGTTTCCGCACGGTGATGTGGGTGAAGAACGTTGCATCATACGTTCCGATACCATTTCTCATGAGCACCAACGGCTGGGCCATGCTCCTCAACACGACATGGAAGCATTACATCGACGCGGGGTATAAGGATAATGATGCGCTCCGCTTCTGGGGACGTCGCGGCGAATTGGATATCTTTCTCTTTGCGGGCGTTACGCTCCCCGAGCTCCTCGACCGCTACACGTTCATCGCGGGCCGCCCGAAGCTGCTCCCGCTCTGGGCGTACGGACTGACCTTCGTATGCAATCAGCAGGCGAACGCGCGTGAAATGGTGGATGATTGCCTCAATCTCCGCCGCGAAGGCATACCCTGCGATGTGATCGGCCTTGAGCCGGGGTGGATGTCGAAGTACTATGATTATTCCATCGATAAGGACTGGCATCCGGAGCGCTTCGCCATACCGTCATGGGTGAGAAAGCAGGGCGATGTCTCCGGCGGCAATGATCAGACCTTTATGGGGGCGGCCCGGAGGCTCGGTTTCAAGGTGAGCCTGTGGCTCTGCTCCGATTATGACTTGAGCTTCGAGGAAGAACGCCGCGCACAGGGCGACATCGATACATCACGGCTGGAAGTGAAGGCCGAAAAACGCAGCGAAGATGATTTTGAACAGGACCAGAATTTCGGCCACGGCCCGACGCTCATGGATAAGCTCACGAAACCGGAAATACCCTGGTTCGAGCATCTGAAGAAATTCGTTGACGACGGGGCGTCCGCGTTCAAATTGGACGGTGCGCTCCAGGTGAATGAACACCCCGACCGGAAATGGGGCAACGGCATGGACGACGAGGAGATGCACAATCTCTATCCGGCCATACTCAACAAGCAG is a window encoding:
- a CDS encoding tetratricopeptide repeat protein, which gives rise to MTCRSSSSIGILVSAAAVLLILSAGYCSAQPITIEQRYLSLTEDELSSISNALVDLSEAYSVMFGVRKPYPITLIMFGDFSRYKDFQLKEDDYPGGTDYGYYYDAKKHAVIVWDPARADRDEAFKTTVHEICHLINRRLFPSLSLWANEGLAVFFERMKFGGVVVFDPRSSEVTFNNLSLRAGDRQLPHITNFMGQKESRLLFQNSGYEPYRLSWSLVFFFLVDPARAKIFTSMLTRMGMEPDTALADRYYPGGVAQLDDDWNAFLRENRFGCEWALNDDASRARYRPDARAVERILSMITWYEYATNAADLMHAKKFAAALPVFDKAIAISADSSSVWFNKGYSHQLLKQHGAAVKAYTEANRIDAGNFWSWNNLAIAQTVIGRTNDAIASYRKAAAIDPERADCWLYAAGLYEGTRRYGDALEHYARSISVSNENPLAWFGKGRVLAALGKTNEARDACDKALERRCDDPHVYYLLAELTSTPGQIAEMLDYLSEAIKRDRAFAKRAAADPAFTSVRGHAAFQALVNRR
- a CDS encoding TIM-barrel domain-containing protein; this encodes MAHHDISTKNGVIRVTALTAHSFRVRLSRTGDFTEPALTRYGILKNDVSIDAAVRTEGGATIIDAGGATLCIDDRGISLSLNGRVRWECTSLWSGTDDGWGGQCTLTKDEKLYGMGDVTRERIQKRGFRTVMWVKNVASYVPIPFLMSTNGWAMLLNTTWKHYIDAGYKDNDALRFWGRRGELDIFLFAGVTLPELLDRYTFIAGRPKLLPLWAYGLTFVCNQQANAREMVDDCLNLRREGIPCDVIGLEPGWMSKYYDYSIDKDWHPERFAIPSWVRKQGDVSGGNDQTFMGAARRLGFKVSLWLCSDYDLSFEEERRAQGDIDTSRLEVKAEKRSEDDFEQDQNFGHGPTLMDKLTKPEIPWFEHLKKFVDDGASAFKLDGALQVNEHPDRKWGNGMDDEEMHNLYPAILNKQMHNGFVDHTKHRSMVYSSGGYTGIQQFSATWAGDTGGGPKPLISMINHGMSGHVNTSCDMDVFTPAGIHFGFLQPWSQVCSWAYWRHPWLLGDTLLPIFKFYASLRYRLIPYIYSMAHIAERTGMPILRGMPLAFPDDPAGDSLINQYLFGDAFLVAAFTDKMHLPEGQWMDLWTGVMHTGPKDIVCEVPKERGGPLFIRAGAIIPQYPLMDHVGQRSVETVTVDVYPSGESSFTMYEDDGISYQYRDGKISVTEMRCSMTESAITVTIEPRKGDYDGMPKARQYAVVMHIDERPRAVAVNGKETAADAYAYDETKGELVVVAPEDASRSTPLTVIALL